Proteins encoded within one genomic window of Jiangella mangrovi:
- a CDS encoding peptidase — protein sequence MYHTPGITTGIGGGAAGAGALAMTGATTFAYVAAGVTLLLGGLLLLRTSRMRRAATTQD from the coding sequence ATGTATCACACCCCAGGGATCACGACCGGGATCGGCGGAGGCGCCGCCGGAGCCGGGGCGCTCGCCATGACGGGAGCCACGACGTTCGCGTATGTGGCCGCCGGTGTGACGCTGCTCCTGGGCGGCCTGCTGCTCCTGCGCACCTCGCGAATGCGCCGCGCGGCGACGACGCAGGACTGA
- a CDS encoding exosortase/archaeosortase family protein, with product MSAVEARALSAPLLSPSRVVRLALAAGLVLLGVHLVMNAASFRLLESRLAGLVTAVVFGRDVHTMTAEPVFVIQRVVGDDTTWFAFTLTPQCSALYFLIPLTFIGAFVLASGRSTVTTLLVGIVAAGALLELINLVRIEALVFALLQGGSSMFGWVHDTVGSAAMAAGFAVALIVFFKLGFFGRRDRRRRAPVSGARHVRH from the coding sequence GTGTCCGCTGTGGAGGCCCGCGCGCTGTCCGCGCCGTTGTTGTCGCCGTCCCGGGTCGTCCGCCTCGCCCTGGCCGCCGGCCTCGTGCTGCTCGGCGTCCATCTCGTGATGAACGCCGCGTCGTTCCGGCTCCTCGAGAGCCGTCTCGCCGGTCTGGTCACCGCGGTGGTCTTCGGCCGGGACGTCCATACGATGACGGCCGAGCCGGTCTTCGTCATCCAGCGGGTCGTCGGGGACGACACCACCTGGTTCGCGTTCACACTCACACCGCAGTGCAGCGCGTTGTACTTCCTGATCCCTCTGACCTTCATCGGGGCCTTCGTGCTCGCGTCGGGCCGGTCGACGGTCACCACGCTCCTGGTCGGGATCGTCGCCGCCGGTGCTCTCCTCGAGCTCATCAACCTGGTACGCATCGAGGCGCTGGTGTTCGCCCTGCTCCAGGGTGGCTCATCGATGTTCGGCTGGGTCCACGACACGGTGGGCTCGGCGGCGATGGCCGCTGGTTTCGCGGTCGCGCTCATCGTCTTCTTCAAGCTCGGCTTCTTCGGCCGCCGGGATCGACGTCGCCGGGCACCTGTGAGCGGGGCGCGGCATGTACGCCATTGA